In Aliarcobacter faecis, a genomic segment contains:
- the lysA gene encoding diaminopimelate decarboxylase: MNIDFKNLANKYQTPYYVYDFDYITKQYTELKESFRARKSLIAYAVKANSNLSVIKHLANLGAGADCVSIGEVKRALKVGVPAYKIIFSGVGKSDDEIKEALELDILLINVESAEELNRVEIIAKELGKVARISIRVNPNIDPKTHPYISTGLHENKFGVDIDTAKRMYIQCKNSEFLEPTGIHCHIGSQLTQLQPIKDAVKIVADLVRNLKAIKIELSFMDVGGGLGIVYKDEKLIDTYEYAQSILDVMFGLDLTVICEPGRFIVGNSGVFVTKVLYEKINGNKRFVIVDGAMNDLIRPALYGAYHKIEVLNDNKDFSDCNIVGPVCESGDFFAKNIELPKTSHNDLVAIYSAGAYGFTMASNYNTRGRVAEIAIEGGVDRLIRRRENFEDLIAHEIEFIK, from the coding sequence ATGAATATAGATTTCAAAAACTTAGCAAATAAATACCAAACGCCATATTATGTATATGATTTTGATTATATTACAAAACAATATACAGAGTTAAAAGAGTCATTTAGAGCAAGAAAATCTCTAATAGCTTATGCTGTTAAAGCAAATTCAAATTTAAGTGTTATAAAACATCTTGCAAATTTAGGTGCTGGAGCTGATTGTGTTAGTATTGGTGAAGTTAAAAGAGCATTAAAAGTAGGTGTTCCTGCTTACAAAATTATTTTTTCAGGTGTTGGAAAAAGTGATGATGAGATAAAAGAGGCTTTAGAACTAGATATTTTACTTATAAATGTTGAAAGTGCTGAAGAGTTAAATAGAGTTGAAATAATTGCAAAAGAGTTAGGAAAAGTTGCAAGAATTTCTATAAGAGTAAATCCAAATATTGATCCAAAAACTCATCCATATATCTCAACAGGGCTTCATGAAAATAAATTTGGAGTAGATATTGATACAGCTAAAAGAATGTATATACAATGTAAAAATAGTGAGTTTTTAGAGCCTACAGGAATTCATTGTCATATTGGATCTCAACTTACACAACTTCAACCAATTAAAGATGCTGTAAAAATAGTAGCTGATTTAGTTAGAAATTTAAAAGCAATAAAAATTGAGTTGTCTTTTATGGATGTTGGTGGAGGATTAGGAATTGTTTATAAAGATGAGAAACTAATTGATACTTATGAGTATGCTCAATCAATTTTAGATGTTATGTTTGGACTTGATTTAACAGTTATTTGTGAACCTGGAAGATTTATAGTTGGAAATTCAGGAGTTTTTGTAACAAAAGTTTTATATGAAAAAATAAATGGGAATAAAAGATTTGTTATTGTTGATGGGGCTATGAATGACTTAATTAGACCTGCTCTTTATGGAGCTTATCATAAAATCGAAGTTTTAAATGATAATAAAGATTTTAGTGATTGTAATATAGTTGGACCAGTTTGTGAAAGTGGAGATTTTTTTGCAAAAAATATAGAGCTTCCGAAAACTTCACACAATGATTTAGTTGCTATTTATAGTGCTGGAGCTTATGGATTTACGATGGCAAGTAACTATAATACAAGAGGAAGAGTTGCTGAAATTGCTATTGAAGGTGGAGTTGATAGACTAATTAGAAGAAGAGAAAACTTTGAAGATTTAATTGCACATGAGATAGAGTTTATAAAATAA
- the pheA gene encoding chorismate mutase yields the protein MAIEDGLVEIRNKLDDIDNKLLDLLNERMNLVHQVGVIKAQSGGAIYRPEREKSIIDRLEKINKEKKGFLNRSAIEALFLEIFAISRNLELPENIGYLGPQGSFTHQAAEARFGAMSSYVSISSIKGIFKELESKKIKYGVVPIENSSNGIVNDTIGGFSNFNSKIIAEIVLNIHHTLATTCDKISDIKKIYSKDIAFDQCRKFLTNFGLDEVELIPVESTTKAAKLAAIEPNSAAISPHVAAKLYNLPILFENIEDKDNNKTRFFILSDFENLPSGNDKTSILVNLPDTQGALVKFLNDFNDLGINLTKIKSHIVEGNSIFFIDFDGHKDDDNVKKVLEKHKNSIKVLGSYVKEIKDI from the coding sequence ATGGCTATTGAAGATGGATTAGTAGAGATTAGAAATAAACTGGATGATATAGATAATAAATTATTAGATTTATTAAATGAAAGAATGAATCTTGTTCATCAAGTTGGAGTTATAAAAGCTCAAAGTGGAGGAGCTATTTATAGACCAGAGAGAGAAAAATCTATTATAGATAGACTTGAAAAAATAAATAAAGAGAAAAAAGGATTTCTAAATAGAAGTGCTATAGAAGCACTATTTTTAGAAATTTTTGCAATATCAAGAAATCTTGAATTACCTGAAAATATTGGATATTTAGGACCACAAGGAAGTTTTACTCATCAAGCAGCAGAAGCTAGATTTGGGGCTATGAGTTCTTATGTCTCTATTAGTTCTATTAAAGGAATATTTAAAGAGTTAGAATCAAAAAAGATAAAATATGGAGTTGTTCCTATAGAGAACTCTTCAAATGGAATTGTAAATGATACAATAGGTGGATTTAGTAATTTTAATTCAAAAATTATTGCTGAAATTGTACTAAACATTCATCATACTTTAGCGACAACTTGTGATAAGATAAGTGATATTAAAAAAATATATTCAAAAGATATAGCATTTGATCAGTGTAGAAAATTTTTAACAAATTTTGGACTTGATGAGGTTGAATTAATCCCAGTTGAGTCAACTACAAAAGCTGCAAAACTAGCAGCTATTGAGCCAAATAGTGCAGCTATTTCTCCACATGTAGCTGCAAAATTATATAATCTTCCAATTTTATTTGAAAATATAGAGGATAAAGACAATAATAAAACTAGATTTTTTATTTTAAGTGATTTTGAAAATTTACCAAGTGGAAATGATAAAACTTCAATTTTAGTGAATCTTCCAGATACTCAAGGAGCACTGGTAAAATTTTTAAATGATTTTAATGATTTAGGAATAAATTTAACAAAAATAAAATCTCATATTGTTGAAGGGAATTCAATATTTTTTATAGATTTTGATGGACATAAAGATGATGATAATGTTAAAAAAGTTCTTGAAAAACATAAAAATAGTATAAAAGTTTTGGGCTCTTATGTAAAAGAGATAAAAGATATTTAG
- the hisC gene encoding histidinol-phosphate transaminase, translated as MKFNEVLKNLSTYEAGKPIELVVREYGIDPKEVVKLASNENPYGTSPKVVAKIESLVKNMYLYPDDSMFELKETLANKFDLESKNVIIGSGSDQILEFCIHAKCQKGSNVLMAKTTFAMYEIYAKQVDANIIKTESSQHNLKEFSDLYKKYGADIIFLCIPNNPLGECLDKNEVYEFLRTIDKDTLVVVDGAYQEYAAFKDENKRICPKDLINSFPNAIYLGTFSKAYALGGMRVGYGLAKEDIISTFYKIRAPFNITTLSLAAAIEALKDEEFVQDCIAKNFSEMKRYEEYAKQKGFEYIPSYTNFITILFKDFVSKTVSQKLLERGMIVRDLTGYGLNAIRVTIGSSEQNTKLFKLLDEVLEELK; from the coding sequence ATGAAATTTAATGAAGTATTAAAAAATCTTTCAACTTATGAAGCAGGTAAACCAATAGAGTTAGTTGTAAGAGAGTATGGAATAGACCCAAAAGAGGTAGTAAAACTAGCTTCAAATGAAAATCCATATGGAACAAGCCCTAAAGTTGTAGCAAAAATAGAGAGTTTAGTAAAAAATATGTATTTGTATCCTGATGATTCTATGTTTGAACTAAAAGAGACCTTAGCAAATAAGTTCGATTTAGAGAGTAAGAATGTAATTATTGGCTCTGGAAGTGATCAAATTTTGGAGTTCTGTATTCATGCAAAATGTCAAAAAGGTTCAAATGTTTTAATGGCAAAAACAACTTTTGCTATGTATGAGATTTATGCAAAACAGGTTGATGCAAATATTATTAAAACAGAATCTAGTCAACATAATTTAAAAGAGTTTAGTGACCTTTATAAAAAATATGGTGCAGATATTATATTTTTATGTATTCCAAATAACCCTTTAGGAGAGTGTTTAGATAAAAATGAAGTTTATGAATTTTTAAGAACTATTGATAAAGATACTCTAGTTGTAGTTGATGGAGCATATCAAGAGTATGCTGCTTTTAAAGATGAAAACAAAAGAATTTGCCCAAAAGATTTGATTAATAGTTTTCCAAATGCTATATATCTTGGAACATTCTCTAAAGCTTATGCTCTTGGTGGAATGAGAGTTGGTTATGGTTTAGCAAAAGAGGATATCATATCTACTTTTTACAAAATAAGAGCTCCTTTTAATATTACAACTCTAAGTTTAGCAGCAGCTATTGAAGCATTAAAAGACGAAGAGTTTGTACAAGATTGTATTGCTAAAAACTTTTCAGAAATGAAAAGATATGAAGAGTATGCAAAGCAAAAAGGGTTTGAGTATATTCCTTCTTATACAAATTTTATTACAATTTTATTTAAAGACTTTGTTTCAAAAACTGTTTCTCAAAAACTTTTAGAGCGAGGAATGATAGTAAGAGATTTAACAGGTTATGGATTAAATGCAATAAGAGTAACAATTGGTTCAAGTGAGCAAAATACAAAGTTATTTAAACTTTTAGATGAAGTTTTAGAAGAGTTAAAATAA
- the dxs gene encoding 1-deoxy-D-xylulose-5-phosphate synthase, with amino-acid sequence MEVKGKSTEELSELASQIRDRIIDVVSRKGGHFSSTLGAVELTLGMHYVFDVDSDPFIFDVSHQCYAHKLLTQRWEEFETIRQFGGLCGFTKPNENKADYFVAGHSSTSISLAVGAAKSIQLKNENRVPVVMIGDGSMSAGMVYEALNELGDLKLPVVIILNDNEMSIAKPIGAISKYLSKILAGKFYQSFKARVDKFIRNNMPEGTTYLAKRLESSIKLITPGILFEELGIDYIGPIDGHDIEEIIETLEIAKSMNKPVIVHARTVKGKGYKIAEGQHEHWHGVGPFNVQDGEFIKKVVQKSATAIYSETLLNLARKYENIVGVTAAMPSGTGIDKLIEEFPTRFWDVAIAEQHAITSMAAMAKEGFKPFITIYSTFLQRGFDQIIHDVCIMALPVVFAMDRAGIVGNDGETHQGVFDINFLRFIPNMILFAPRDNETLEYSLEFAYNLDKPCAIRYPRGSFKQLEYKATPFELGKAELLKSGASNKLFIGYGAGVSKAIEVEKLHNEDIAILDLRFIKPIDKEILKELSKKYNFWYVFSDSQKLGGVASAIMETLNELNILNIKITSFEYEDNFIEHGDTSDVERYLGLLPEQIVNNI; translated from the coding sequence ATGGAAGTAAAAGGTAAATCTACAGAAGAATTAAGCGAGTTAGCATCACAAATAAGAGATAGAATTATTGATGTGGTATCAAGAAAAGGTGGACACTTCTCTTCAACTTTAGGAGCAGTTGAACTTACTCTTGGAATGCATTATGTATTTGATGTAGATAGTGATCCTTTTATTTTTGATGTTTCACATCAATGTTATGCTCATAAGCTTCTTACACAAAGATGGGAAGAATTTGAGACAATTCGACAGTTTGGAGGTCTTTGTGGATTTACTAAACCAAATGAAAACAAAGCAGACTATTTTGTAGCTGGACATAGTTCAACCTCTATTTCACTTGCTGTTGGAGCTGCAAAATCTATACAGTTAAAGAATGAAAATAGAGTTCCTGTTGTAATGATTGGAGATGGCTCAATGAGTGCAGGAATGGTCTATGAGGCACTAAATGAGTTAGGAGATTTGAAACTACCTGTTGTAATAATATTAAATGATAATGAAATGAGTATTGCAAAACCAATAGGAGCAATATCAAAATATCTATCAAAAATTTTAGCAGGAAAGTTTTATCAAAGTTTTAAAGCAAGAGTAGATAAATTTATAAGAAATAATATGCCTGAAGGTACAACATATTTGGCTAAAAGATTAGAAAGTTCTATAAAGTTAATAACTCCAGGAATACTTTTTGAAGAGCTGGGAATTGATTATATTGGACCAATAGATGGACATGATATAGAAGAGATTATAGAGACTTTAGAAATTGCAAAATCTATGAATAAACCAGTAATTGTTCATGCAAGAACTGTAAAAGGAAAAGGTTATAAAATAGCTGAAGGGCAACATGAACATTGGCATGGTGTAGGTCCTTTTAATGTTCAAGATGGAGAATTTATAAAAAAAGTTGTACAAAAAAGTGCAACAGCTATTTATTCAGAAACTCTTTTAAATTTAGCAAGAAAATATGAAAATATAGTAGGGGTAACTGCTGCTATGCCAAGTGGTACAGGAATAGATAAATTAATTGAAGAGTTTCCTACTAGATTTTGGGATGTTGCAATTGCAGAACAACATGCTATTACATCAATGGCTGCTATGGCTAAAGAGGGTTTTAAACCCTTTATTACAATTTACTCAACATTTTTACAAAGAGGATTTGACCAAATAATTCATGATGTCTGTATTATGGCTCTACCTGTAGTTTTTGCTATGGATAGAGCTGGAATTGTAGGAAATGACGGAGAGACTCATCAAGGTGTTTTTGATATAAATTTTTTAAGATTTATACCAAATATGATTTTATTTGCACCAAGAGATAATGAGACTTTAGAATACTCTTTAGAGTTTGCTTATAATTTAGATAAACCTTGTGCAATTAGGTATCCAAGAGGTTCTTTTAAACAGTTAGAGTATAAAGCAACACCCTTTGAATTAGGAAAGGCTGAACTTCTAAAATCTGGTGCATCAAATAAACTATTTATTGGATATGGGGCTGGAGTTTCTAAAGCAATTGAGGTTGAAAAACTTCATAATGAAGATATAGCAATTTTAGATTTAAGATTTATAAAACCAATAGATAAAGAGATTTTAAAAGAATTATCAAAAAAATATAACTTTTGGTATGTATTTAGTGACTCACAAAAACTTGGTGGTGTTGCAAGTGCTATTATGGAAACTTTAAATGAATTAAATATTTTAAATATAAAAATAACTTCTTTTGAATATGAAGATAATTTTATAGAACATGGTGATACATCAGATGTAGAGCGATATTTAGGGTTACTTCCAGAACAAATAGTAAATAATATTTAA
- a CDS encoding cytochrome-c peroxidase, translated as MKLALSLSILLGASSLFANQSLITKAKNAGLEPIPSSKDALMKLIDDKKDPITAAKVELGKKLYFDPRLSRSNLISCNTCHNLALGGADGVPAAIGHGWTANPHHLNSPTVYNSVFFKAQFWDGRSPHLADQAQGPVQAGPEMAAPPSLVEERINSIPEYVNEFKTTYGKDVKIDFGKITSTIATFEKTLVTPSRFDKFLEGDSKALTKEEQEGLDIFLNKGCTACHTGIAIGGTMQPFQIANQYTFTNVGDFKGDENGMVKTPTLRNIAETAPYFHNGQIWALTDAIKEMGSVQLGIEISDGDAAKIETFLKVLSGTKPNITYPQLPASTNKTPKPSFD; from the coding sequence ATGAAATTAGCATTATCGCTTTCAATTCTATTAGGTGCAAGTAGTTTATTTGCAAATCAGTCATTAATTACAAAGGCTAAAAATGCGGGACTTGAGCCAATACCAAGCTCAAAAGATGCATTAATGAAATTAATTGATGATAAAAAAGATCCAATTACAGCTGCAAAAGTTGAATTAGGAAAAAAATTATATTTTGATCCAAGATTATCAAGAAGTAATTTAATCTCATGTAATACATGTCATAACTTAGCTCTTGGTGGAGCAGATGGAGTACCAGCTGCTATAGGGCATGGATGGACAGCAAATCCACACCATTTAAACTCACCAACAGTTTATAACTCTGTTTTCTTTAAAGCACAGTTTTGGGATGGAAGAAGCCCTCACTTAGCTGACCAAGCACAAGGACCAGTTCAAGCAGGTCCAGAAATGGCTGCTCCTCCTTCATTAGTTGAAGAGAGAATTAATTCAATTCCAGAATATGTAAATGAGTTTAAAACTACTTATGGAAAAGATGTAAAAATTGATTTTGGAAAAATTACTTCAACTATTGCAACTTTTGAAAAAACACTTGTAACTCCATCAAGATTTGATAAATTTTTAGAGGGTGATTCAAAAGCTTTAACAAAAGAGGAGCAAGAGGGATTAGATATCTTCTTAAATAAAGGGTGTACAGCTTGTCATACAGGAATTGCAATTGGTGGAACAATGCAACCATTCCAAATTGCTAACCAATATACATTCACAAATGTAGGTGATTTTAAAGGTGATGAAAATGGTATGGTTAAAACACCAACTTTAAGAAATATTGCTGAAACAGCACCATATTTCCACAATGGACAAATTTGGGCTTTAACAGATGCAATTAAAGAAATGGGTTCAGTTCAACTTGGAATTGAAATAAGTGATGGTGATGCAGCTAAAATTGAGACTTTCTTAAAAGTTTTAAGTGGTACAAAACCAAATATTACTTATCCTCAACTTCCAGCTTCAACAAATAAAACTCCAAAACCATCATTTGATTAA
- the maf gene encoding septum formation inhibitor Maf → MIRLGSNSPTRAKILKAFNIDFIQNGGNFNEDNITTQNPKEFCYLATKGKFDELYLKYGIKDIPLLVADSVVTCEGKLLRKAKDFYDAKAMLELQSANKTSVITCMIYKSNKLELIDISITTYEFNKFDKKDLENYLKSGECFGKAGAIMVEGFCKPYIKKVIGLESTAMGLSIEKLIPFLKN, encoded by the coding sequence ATGATAAGACTTGGTTCAAATTCCCCAACTAGAGCAAAGATATTAAAAGCTTTTAATATAGATTTTATACAAAATGGAGGAAATTTTAATGAAGATAATATAACTACACAGAATCCAAAAGAGTTTTGCTATCTTGCAACAAAAGGTAAATTTGATGAACTATATTTAAAATATGGTATTAAAGATATACCTTTATTAGTAGCTGATAGTGTTGTAACTTGTGAAGGAAAATTACTTAGAAAAGCAAAAGATTTTTATGATGCAAAAGCTATGTTGGAACTTCAAAGCGCAAATAAAACTAGTGTTATCACTTGTATGATTTATAAATCAAATAAACTAGAACTTATTGATATCTCAATTACAACTTATGAATTTAATAAATTTGATAAAAAAGATTTAGAAAACTATTTAAAAAGTGGTGAATGTTTTGGTAAAGCAGGGGCAATAATGGTAGAAGGATTTTGTAAACCATATATTAAAAAAGTAATTGGTTTAGAAAGTACTGCCATGGGCTTAAGCATTGAGAAATTAATACCATTTTTAAAAAACTAG
- a CDS encoding C40 family peptidase, with protein sequence MLKKISIISPLLFLILGLQTNLYAEQNSKTTKTPITKTQNSKTQKDVKSKVKKQKTQTNKNENKTTKSTATKKQISNKQVNKSKKSITKSVSNKKKTINSKISKNNSITNENFTSYAYNNTNQKKKAFNEFYNETKHIRYKMGGTGQNGIDCSAFTQKMFKEKFNHMLSRSTVTQVNEGIEVKKSELQPGDLVFFKTSKIDKHVGVYTGNGEFLHASIKGIQYTKLDKPFYKDTYWTARRVIN encoded by the coding sequence GTGTTAAAAAAGATTTCAATTATATCCCCATTACTCTTCTTGATTTTGGGCTTGCAAACAAATTTATATGCGGAACAAAACTCAAAAACTACTAAAACACCAATCACAAAAACCCAAAATAGTAAAACTCAAAAAGATGTAAAAAGCAAAGTAAAAAAGCAAAAAACACAAACAAATAAAAATGAAAACAAAACAACAAAATCTACAGCAACTAAAAAACAAATAAGCAATAAACAAGTAAATAAGAGTAAAAAATCAATAACTAAATCAGTTAGTAATAAAAAGAAAACAATAAATAGCAAAATTAGTAAAAATAATAGTATCACAAATGAAAATTTTACTAGTTATGCCTATAACAATACAAACCAAAAGAAAAAAGCATTTAATGAATTTTACAATGAAACAAAACATATAAGATATAAAATGGGAGGAACAGGTCAAAATGGAATTGATTGTTCTGCATTTACTCAAAAGATGTTTAAAGAGAAATTTAATCATATGCTTTCAAGATCTACAGTTACTCAAGTAAATGAAGGTATAGAAGTTAAAAAATCTGAACTACAACCAGGAGACTTAGTATTTTTCAAAACTAGTAAAATTGATAAACATGTTGGAGTTTACACTGGAAATGGAGAATTTCTACATGCTTCAATTAAAGGTATTCAATACACAAAACTTGATAAACCATTCTATAAAGATACTTATTGGACTGCAAGAAGAGTTATAAACTAA
- a CDS encoding NlpC/P60 family protein: MKSSKIFIITLFSTILFTGCSYKVSEDKVDVSQYQNAQKQSSIHQQATYPINKKLNINNSKKVDIFNTKENYSSKQVKINNNLFDFYSNWEGVKYKLGGTSKNGIDCSGFVQKVLKEKFNLALPRSTSEQAQIGKPIKKNELQMGDLVFFKTGRTNHVGIYIEDGKFMHASTKIGVTISELENDYFAKNYWKAQRVFK; this comes from the coding sequence ATGAAATCTAGTAAAATATTTATTATTACATTGTTTAGTACTATACTTTTTACGGGTTGTTCATATAAAGTAAGTGAAGATAAAGTTGATGTTTCACAATACCAAAATGCACAAAAACAATCATCTATACATCAACAAGCAACCTATCCAATAAATAAAAAATTAAATATCAATAACTCAAAAAAAGTTGATATTTTTAACACAAAAGAGAACTATAGTTCAAAACAAGTAAAAATTAATAATAATTTATTTGATTTTTACAGTAATTGGGAAGGTGTTAAATATAAATTAGGTGGAACATCAAAAAATGGAATTGATTGTTCTGGTTTTGTACAAAAAGTTTTAAAAGAGAAATTTAATCTTGCACTTCCAAGAAGTACAAGTGAACAAGCACAAATTGGAAAACCTATTAAGAAAAATGAACTTCAAATGGGAGATTTAGTTTTCTTTAAAACAGGTAGAACAAATCATGTAGGTATTTATATTGAAGATGGAAAGTTTATGCATGCTTCAACTAAAATTGGAGTAACAATTTCAGAATTAGAAAATGATTATTTTGCAAAGAATTACTGGAAAGCACAAAGAGTATTTAAATAA
- a CDS encoding SIMPL domain-containing protein encodes MERSSISSLILGFFIFIGLSSLGYFVSTAFLKTKDMERTVIVKGLSEKEVLANIVIMPIKISQTGNDFEALSKKTNSDTTQIIEFLKQNGIKEEDISLGSTLVVDKMANEYSNQEFSMRYLASRVINIYSSEVEKVRSLTGKLSELSQKGILFKTDDYDTKIEYIFTKLNDIKPSMIEEATANAREVAEKFAQDSNSKLGKIKRATQGQVEMNSRDKNSEHIKTLRVVATVEYYLND; translated from the coding sequence ATGGAAAGAAGTTCAATATCGTCATTGATTTTAGGTTTTTTTATCTTTATTGGTTTAAGTAGTTTAGGTTATTTTGTATCAACAGCATTCTTAAAAACAAAAGATATGGAAAGAACAGTTATTGTAAAAGGTTTATCAGAGAAAGAAGTTTTGGCAAATATTGTAATTATGCCAATAAAAATAAGCCAAACAGGAAATGATTTTGAAGCTTTAAGTAAAAAAACAAATAGTGATACAACACAAATTATAGAGTTTTTAAAACAAAATGGTATAAAAGAAGAAGATATATCATTAGGATCAACATTGGTTGTAGATAAGATGGCAAATGAGTATTCTAATCAAGAGTTCTCAATGAGATATTTAGCTTCAAGAGTTATAAATATTTATAGTAGTGAAGTTGAAAAGGTAAGATCTTTAACTGGAAAATTATCTGAACTTTCACAAAAAGGTATTTTATTTAAAACAGATGATTATGATACAAAAATAGAGTATATTTTTACAAAATTAAATGACATAAAACCATCTATGATTGAAGAAGCAACAGCAAATGCAAGAGAAGTTGCAGAAAAATTTGCACAAGATTCAAATAGTAAATTAGGAAAAATCAAAAGAGCTACTCAAGGACAAGTTGAAATGAATAGTCGAGATAAAAATAGTGAGCATATAAAAACTTTAAGAGTTGTTGCTACTGTGGAGTATTATTTAAATGATTAA